A genomic region of Barnesiella viscericola DSM 18177 contains the following coding sequences:
- a CDS encoding efflux RND transporter periplasmic adaptor subunit, with protein sequence MRHFIILAIAVLPLLVACKEQKPSAGEKYKVVTVEPKDQTLTSHYTATLRGRQFVEVRPQVSGIITEIRIDEGDVVHKGQTLFVIDQVPYKAALETAVANVRSAEAKLATAQLSADSKEALFQERVVSEFDRQMARNDLAEAKAALAQAKAQEINARNDLSYTEVKSPVDGVASMIPYRVGALVNSSITEPLVTVSDDAEVYAYFSMSENQILDLLQQYGSLQKAKELMPEVELLLSNGKPYNRRGKIDAISGTVDEGTGAISLRAAFANPDGLLRNGGSASVVVPTVYKNSLVIPQSATYELQNKVFVWKVVDGKTQSAPITVYKYNDGQNYIVLSGLTAGDVIIAEGAGLLHEGIAVDIEQSSTPSNE encoded by the coding sequence ATGAGACATTTTATCATTCTGGCGATAGCAGTATTGCCTTTGCTCGTGGCTTGTAAGGAGCAGAAACCGAGCGCGGGCGAGAAGTACAAAGTGGTTACTGTGGAGCCTAAGGATCAAACGTTAACATCGCATTATACGGCTACGCTTCGGGGCCGTCAGTTTGTAGAGGTGCGGCCGCAGGTAAGCGGAATCATTACCGAAATTCGCATCGACGAGGGCGATGTCGTGCACAAGGGACAGACGCTTTTCGTCATCGACCAGGTGCCCTACAAGGCTGCGCTTGAAACGGCGGTTGCCAATGTGCGTAGCGCCGAGGCCAAGCTGGCTACGGCTCAGCTCTCGGCCGACAGCAAGGAGGCACTTTTCCAGGAGCGTGTCGTGTCGGAGTTTGACCGGCAGATGGCCCGGAACGACCTGGCCGAGGCCAAGGCTGCTTTGGCTCAGGCCAAGGCTCAGGAAATCAATGCCCGCAACGACCTCTCGTATACCGAGGTAAAGAGTCCCGTCGACGGGGTGGCCAGCATGATACCCTACCGGGTGGGTGCTCTGGTGAACAGTTCGATTACCGAACCGCTGGTTACCGTCTCGGACGATGCCGAGGTCTATGCCTATTTCTCCATGTCGGAGAACCAGATACTCGACCTGCTCCAGCAATACGGCTCATTGCAGAAGGCCAAGGAGCTGATGCCCGAGGTGGAGCTCCTGTTGAGCAACGGCAAGCCTTATAACCGGCGGGGTAAGATTGATGCCATCAGCGGTACGGTCGACGAGGGTACGGGGGCCATCAGCCTGCGGGCAGCCTTTGCCAACCCCGACGGCTTGTTGCGCAACGGCGGCAGCGCCTCGGTTGTGGTGCCCACGGTCTACAAGAACAGTCTGGTGATACCGCAGTCGGCCACCTACGAGTTGCAAAACAAGGTATTCGTGTGGAAGGTGGTCGATGGCAAAACCCAGTCGGCCCCGATTACCGTATATAAATACAACGACGGGCAGAACTACATCGTGCTTTCGGGTCTGACTGCCGGCGATGTGATTATTGCCGAGGGGGCCGGCTTGCTGCACGAAGGTATTGCCGTCGATATAGAACAGTCGTCAACCCCGTCAAACGAATAG
- a CDS encoding sensor histidine kinase has product MTNYTRISTYIDLIFCLVILPLLIMLVPVEKWIIHHTYFMLTLIVYIYLLYFTYRKANIPGLVMQHKFEHVAILFTALLLITWGISQIPIPKDDFINSPRDWGIRQHIRTLSVWFFFLVVTGFSLTIEVTVELFRQILSKQEIEAEKNKAELALYKAQINPHFLFNTLNALYGLVLTKSDKTESAFIQFSNILKYMYAQTTLDTIPICNEIDYIRQYVDLQSLRLNKHTHIEFHTETDDEQAQIPPMILITFVENAFKYGTSSDIDCTVYIKIAVKSGELVFETENSIMKEKKEPTPAIGIENCRKRLELLYPDRFTLVTAQEGNQFKTKLTIQLQ; this is encoded by the coding sequence ATGACCAACTACACTCGCATCAGCACCTACATCGACCTCATATTCTGTCTGGTTATCCTGCCGCTCCTCATCATGCTGGTCCCGGTAGAGAAGTGGATTATCCACCACACCTATTTCATGCTCACCCTCATTGTCTACATCTACCTGCTCTACTTCACCTACCGCAAGGCCAACATACCCGGGCTCGTCATGCAGCACAAGTTCGAACACGTAGCCATACTCTTCACTGCCCTCCTGCTGATTACCTGGGGCATCAGCCAGATACCCATACCCAAAGACGATTTCATCAATTCGCCCCGCGACTGGGGCATACGTCAACACATCAGGACCCTGAGCGTGTGGTTCTTCTTCCTGGTGGTCACGGGGTTCAGCCTGACTATCGAGGTAACGGTCGAGCTGTTCCGGCAAATCCTCTCGAAGCAGGAAATCGAGGCCGAGAAAAACAAGGCCGAACTGGCACTCTACAAGGCGCAAATCAATCCGCACTTTCTCTTCAATACGCTCAATGCCCTCTACGGGCTGGTACTCACCAAGTCGGACAAGACAGAGTCGGCCTTCATTCAATTCTCCAACATCTTGAAATACATGTATGCCCAAACGACGCTCGACACCATACCCATCTGCAACGAAATCGACTACATCAGGCAATATGTCGACCTGCAATCGCTGCGGCTCAACAAACACACCCACATCGAATTTCACACCGAGACTGACGACGAACAGGCCCAGATACCTCCCATGATTCTCATCACCTTTGTGGAGAACGCCTTCAAGTACGGCACCTCGTCCGACATTGACTGCACCGTCTACATCAAGATTGCAGTGAAAAGCGGAGAGCTTGTCTTCGAGACCGAAAACAGCATCATGAAGGAGAAGAAGGAACCGACCCCGGCCATCGGCATCGAGAACTGCCGCAAGCGGCTCGAACTGCTCTACCCCGACCGTTTCACCCTCGTCACGGCTCAGGAGGGCAACCAATTCAAAACCAAACTAACCATTCAACTGCAATGA
- a CDS encoding LytR/AlgR family response regulator transcription factor, giving the protein MKTTTCIAIDDEPLALLVITQFCERFGGLELTTFSEPRVGLEEIRRRKPDLVFLDIEMNSISGLDIARDLPPECCFIFTTAHAQYALNGFELDAVDFLHKPFAYERFEKAVEKAIRRIETRHDRTPDSIVVKQEYNNVTIPVNDILYIEAMENYTKIFRVSGGYILSRTNMKTLQEMLPEENFLRIHRSYIVPVDKVEMFSKKRIKLVGQEELLPVGRQFANHIYDTLLTRNSGGAIPNT; this is encoded by the coding sequence ATGAAAACGACCACCTGCATAGCTATCGACGACGAACCACTGGCGCTGCTCGTCATCACCCAATTCTGCGAACGGTTCGGCGGATTGGAGCTCACCACGTTCAGCGAACCGCGTGTGGGACTGGAAGAGATACGCCGCCGCAAACCCGACCTGGTGTTCCTCGACATCGAGATGAACAGCATCAGCGGACTCGACATTGCCCGCGACCTGCCACCCGAGTGCTGTTTCATCTTCACCACGGCCCACGCCCAGTATGCTCTCAACGGGTTCGAGCTCGACGCAGTCGACTTCCTGCACAAGCCGTTTGCCTACGAGCGGTTTGAAAAAGCGGTCGAAAAGGCCATTCGCCGCATCGAGACCCGCCACGACCGCACGCCCGACAGCATCGTGGTCAAACAGGAATACAACAACGTGACTATCCCCGTCAACGACATACTCTACATCGAGGCGATGGAAAACTACACCAAAATCTTCCGCGTGAGCGGCGGATACATCTTGTCGCGCACCAACATGAAAACCCTGCAAGAGATGCTCCCCGAAGAGAATTTCCTGCGCATTCACCGCTCCTACATCGTCCCTGTCGACAAGGTTGAGATGTTCTCCAAGAAGCGTATCAAGCTCGTGGGACAAGAGGAACTCCTGCCCGTGGGACGCCAGTTTGCCAACCACATCTACGACACCCTGCTCACCCGCAACTCGGGCGGAGCTATTCCAAACACCTGA
- a CDS encoding alpha-L-fucosidase: MKHTSITAALLGLLLMSCQSSKTQYYEKHLVFPEGATLEEKVDMASRLVPSRQQLQWQELELTAFLHFGINTFTNKEWGDGTEDPQLFNPTELDAEQWARTLKEAGFKMVILTAKHHDGFCLWPTATTRHSVASSPWKAGKGDVVKELKEACDKYGLKFGVYLSPWDRNAECYGDSPRYNQFFIQQLTELLTNYGEIHEVWFDGACGEGPNGKKQVYDWDAFYTTIQQLQPHAVMAIMGDDVRWVGNERGFGRETEWSATALVPGIYQRADSVNQALGLNNKSEDLGSRDLLARAHELFWYPSEVDVSIRPGWFYHPTEDNQVKSLAHLVDIYFESVGYNSGLLLNIPPDTRGLIHENDARRLHELGQYIERTFATDYSKNGNRPVTGKEGDSFEIDIQDNVPVNTLMLQEEIEKGQRIEAFTVEASINGAWTPVAEGTTVGYKRLIRFDDLIADKLRITVDRSRADFSIKRAGIYYAQPVTDSTDTEGASLFSPKSCQIGNHNAPEAIDGNSSTAAYAEGLVPILIDLGEVKTVKGFCYTPVAEGRTEGTIFRYRLSRSNDGKSWERIVDRAEFSNIKNNPIPQYVTWDKPAEARYLKLEPLEEMNGQAKTSVAEFGVMLPE, encoded by the coding sequence ATGAAACACACAAGCATCACCGCGGCACTACTCGGCCTGCTGCTCATGAGCTGCCAGTCGAGCAAGACCCAGTATTACGAGAAACACCTCGTATTTCCCGAAGGGGCTACCCTTGAAGAGAAGGTCGACATGGCCTCGCGCCTGGTACCCTCGCGCCAACAACTGCAATGGCAGGAACTGGAACTGACCGCCTTCCTGCACTTCGGCATCAACACCTTCACCAACAAGGAGTGGGGCGACGGGACAGAAGACCCGCAACTGTTCAACCCCACCGAACTCGACGCCGAGCAATGGGCCCGCACCTTGAAAGAGGCTGGCTTCAAAATGGTAATTCTCACCGCCAAGCATCACGACGGCTTCTGCCTGTGGCCCACCGCTACCACGCGGCACTCGGTAGCCTCGTCGCCCTGGAAAGCTGGGAAAGGCGATGTGGTGAAAGAATTGAAAGAGGCTTGCGACAAATACGGACTGAAATTCGGCGTCTACCTCTCGCCCTGGGACCGCAACGCCGAGTGCTACGGCGATTCGCCCCGATACAACCAGTTCTTCATTCAACAGCTCACCGAGCTGCTCACCAACTACGGCGAAATACACGAGGTGTGGTTCGACGGAGCCTGTGGTGAAGGGCCCAACGGGAAGAAACAGGTTTACGACTGGGACGCCTTCTATACCACCATACAACAACTGCAACCCCACGCCGTGATGGCCATCATGGGCGACGACGTGCGCTGGGTGGGCAACGAACGGGGCTTCGGCCGGGAGACCGAGTGGAGCGCCACGGCTCTCGTGCCGGGTATTTACCAACGGGCCGACAGCGTGAACCAGGCACTGGGGCTGAACAACAAGAGCGAAGACCTGGGCAGCCGTGACCTGCTGGCCCGAGCCCACGAACTCTTCTGGTACCCCTCGGAAGTCGACGTCTCGATTCGCCCGGGGTGGTTCTATCACCCGACCGAAGACAATCAGGTGAAATCGCTGGCCCATCTGGTCGACATCTATTTCGAGTCGGTAGGCTACAACTCGGGCCTGCTGCTCAACATACCGCCCGACACACGAGGCCTGATACACGAGAACGACGCCCGGCGCTTGCATGAGCTGGGACAATACATCGAGCGCACCTTCGCCACCGATTACAGCAAAAACGGCAACCGCCCGGTTACCGGCAAGGAGGGCGACTCCTTTGAAATCGACATACAGGACAACGTCCCTGTCAACACCCTGATGCTGCAAGAAGAAATCGAGAAGGGGCAGCGTATCGAAGCCTTTACCGTAGAGGCCTCGATCAACGGTGCCTGGACCCCGGTGGCCGAGGGTACGACCGTGGGCTACAAGCGGCTCATACGATTCGACGACCTCATTGCCGACAAGCTGCGGATAACCGTCGACCGGTCGAGAGCCGACTTCTCCATCAAGCGGGCCGGCATCTACTATGCCCAACCGGTCACCGATTCTACCGATACCGAGGGTGCCTCGCTCTTCTCCCCCAAAAGCTGTCAGATAGGTAACCATAATGCACCCGAGGCTATCGACGGCAACAGCTCGACAGCCGCCTATGCCGAAGGTCTTGTACCCATTCTGATCGACCTGGGCGAGGTCAAGACCGTGAAAGGCTTCTGCTACACCCCCGTGGCCGAAGGTCGAACCGAAGGGACCATCTTCCGCTACCGCCTCTCCCGCAGCAACGACGGCAAGAGCTGGGAGCGCATCGTCGACCGGGCCGAGTTCAGCAACATCAAGAACAACCCCATACCTCAATATGTCACTTGGGACAAACCGGCCGAGGCCCGTTACCTGAAACTCGAACCGCTCGAAGAGATGAACGGGCAGGCCAAAACCTCGGTTGCCGAGTTTGGTGTCATGCTGCCCGAATAG
- a CDS encoding TonB-dependent receptor, producing the protein MKKGMINQILHKTSTVLLLVALTCGNAWAQEQANTNQSEDASTSKEEGNRNVMLNAASANGPREIQIGLPSADVNVLENGMLVTYATNPHTVNTLWRADASLSHVGLLKISETAITTGNIGYAVNSFTQLGEKGFHGTLNYKSNHFGLQEFSLNVNGGIAKDWYYSGSIYQDFDPGTFKIKSTPFQDRTQIYKFALTKRYNDNRGEFTAIYHYSNSHPVYNYATQSAPFIYVGDGSVREFGDFALGTTSYLPMDNEMIYRDMRTGEVKQTNLYDAAQNIGSMATLMNTYTWDNGLSWKAVMKYDHSTGSCVYQTPMSLDQNEAKINYLFEAADGSMQPYTGDYVQSRMSCLNRGFINSFMFTSELSKKNANNTWRLGVNEWFYDIDYTSSTTMYDQSVPMDGSYPVRLYNADYATYTDRTYAGNGYYYDFNKNASEYYKGYENKVALYFTHDWDITSKLNLYYGARVEYQALRGENAAVKNAAGEYVGRFANYYLGATAPDGVTKITPNSIDHDWFNYALTAAATYKLTKQFGLTGDFTYITQHPKIENFAPATLPNVGQISVPLGRAGIYYNNSWLSLTSLFSYISKTNNNSTLNLQHKTAGGQTEIMAAPLNFDIQTLGWTTDVVTHPFKGFDLHFLFTYQQPTYKKYETSVTFSDGYVGQINATGNIVAEIPQIIIEIDPSYMITDDLKIWTSFRYFSKTYANINDAYYFNGRWETFGGVNWQVNDKLALGCTVVNFLNQTGAKGSIAGAELIEKEEASQYAGHVMAGSYIRPFTVEFSASLKF; encoded by the coding sequence ATGAAAAAAGGTATGATAAATCAAATTCTCCACAAAACCAGTACAGTCCTGCTGCTCGTTGCGCTGACCTGCGGAAACGCTTGGGCACAAGAGCAAGCCAACACCAATCAATCGGAAGACGCTTCTACCTCGAAAGAGGAAGGGAATCGTAACGTGATGCTCAACGCCGCCAGTGCCAACGGCCCGCGCGAAATACAAATCGGCCTCCCTTCGGCCGATGTCAACGTACTCGAAAACGGTATGCTCGTGACCTACGCCACCAACCCCCACACGGTCAACACCCTGTGGCGTGCCGATGCCAGCCTGAGCCACGTGGGGCTGCTCAAAATCTCCGAAACGGCCATCACGACCGGTAACATCGGTTATGCCGTCAACTCCTTCACCCAGCTGGGCGAGAAGGGATTCCACGGCACCCTCAACTACAAGAGCAACCATTTCGGCTTGCAGGAGTTCTCGCTCAACGTCAACGGCGGTATCGCCAAAGACTGGTATTACAGCGGAAGCATCTACCAGGACTTCGACCCGGGAACGTTCAAAATCAAATCGACTCCGTTCCAGGACCGTACGCAAATCTACAAATTCGCCCTTACCAAACGCTATAACGACAACCGGGGCGAGTTTACCGCCATCTATCATTACAGCAACAGCCACCCGGTTTACAACTATGCCACCCAATCGGCGCCCTTCATCTATGTAGGCGACGGTAGCGTGCGCGAGTTCGGTGACTTTGCCCTGGGTACCACCTCGTACCTGCCGATGGACAACGAAATGATATATCGCGACATGCGCACCGGCGAGGTGAAGCAGACCAACCTCTACGATGCCGCACAGAATATAGGTAGCATGGCCACCCTCATGAACACCTACACGTGGGACAACGGGCTCAGTTGGAAAGCCGTCATGAAATATGACCACTCGACAGGTTCGTGCGTATACCAAACACCTATGTCGCTCGACCAGAACGAAGCCAAAATCAACTACCTGTTCGAGGCTGCCGACGGCAGCATGCAACCCTACACGGGCGACTATGTGCAGAGCCGCATGTCGTGTCTGAACCGTGGCTTTATCAACTCGTTCATGTTCACCAGCGAGCTGTCGAAAAAGAATGCCAACAACACTTGGCGCCTGGGTGTGAACGAATGGTTCTACGACATCGACTACACCTCGTCGACCACCATGTATGACCAGTCGGTACCCATGGACGGCAGCTATCCCGTGCGCCTCTACAACGCCGACTATGCCACCTATACCGACCGCACCTACGCCGGCAACGGATACTACTACGATTTCAACAAGAACGCCTCGGAGTATTACAAGGGATATGAAAACAAGGTAGCACTCTATTTCACCCACGACTGGGACATCACCAGCAAACTGAACCTCTACTACGGTGCCCGGGTTGAATACCAGGCCCTGCGGGGTGAGAATGCTGCCGTCAAGAATGCCGCAGGCGAATATGTAGGCCGCTTTGCCAACTACTACTTGGGAGCAACGGCTCCCGACGGTGTGACCAAGATTACCCCCAACTCGATCGACCACGACTGGTTCAACTACGCACTCACGGCCGCTGCCACCTACAAGTTAACCAAGCAGTTCGGTCTCACGGGCGACTTCACCTACATTACCCAACACCCCAAAATCGAGAACTTCGCACCGGCCACACTCCCCAACGTAGGCCAAATCTCGGTGCCTCTGGGTCGTGCCGGTATCTATTACAACAACAGCTGGTTGAGCTTGACCTCGCTCTTCTCCTACATCTCAAAGACCAACAACAACTCGACCCTGAACCTGCAACACAAAACGGCTGGCGGACAGACCGAAATCATGGCCGCACCGCTCAACTTCGACATACAGACGCTGGGTTGGACCACCGACGTGGTAACCCACCCCTTCAAGGGATTTGACCTGCACTTCCTCTTCACCTACCAACAACCGACCTACAAGAAATACGAGACTTCGGTCACCTTCTCCGACGGTTACGTAGGACAGATCAACGCCACGGGCAACATCGTAGCCGAGATTCCGCAAATCATCATCGAGATTGACCCCAGCTACATGATTACCGATGACTTGAAGATTTGGACCAGTTTCCGCTATTTCAGCAAGACCTACGCCAACATCAACGATGCCTACTACTTCAACGGCCGTTGGGAGACCTTCGGTGGCGTAAACTGGCAGGTGAACGACAAGCTGGCCCTGGGTTGCACGGTGGTCAACTTCCTGAACCAGACAGGTGCCAAGGGTAGTATCGCCGGTGCCGAACTAATCGAGAAAGAGGAGGCCAGTCAATATGCCGGGCACGTGATGGCCGGTAGCTACATACGGCCCTTCACTGTCGAGTTCAGCGCCAGCCTCAAATTCTAA
- a CDS encoding DUF4980 domain-containing protein produces the protein MKMNFRHSTKVLATAASLAALVACQPQKGNISLEHQGDTLTIVHIKNPSKYLILPIQESRPEGKVKLDTGSAADVAMDVRLAIDSVDYYVPFALPEGVKEATVTIGRVAADAMCWDSLRLADTFDTTNREYYRPVYHHTPLYGWMNDANGLVYKDGEYHLYFQYNPYGSKWGNMHWGHSVSKDLIHWEHLAPAIARDTLGHIFSGSSVVDHNNSAGYGKDALIAFYTSASDEHGQIQCMAYSTDNGRTYTKYEGNPILTPFDGLKDFRDPKVFWYEPAQKWYMIVSADKNMRFYNSTDLKHWEYLSQFGEGYGVQPNQFECPDFIQLPVDGDKNHMKWVMIVNVNPGCPFGGSATEYFVGDFDGKEFKCDNDKSVSKWLDFGKDHYATVCFSNTGDRTIAVPWMSNWQYANATPTRQYRSANALPRELSLYTKDGEIYMAANAVKETQGLRKGTTELNNIDLKDEYTVNPITTGPEGACELEMDITPGKADTVGFALCNDKGEKVDIYLDMKAGRVVMDRTQSGITDLTPYGEMTVHDKETDDHRKTLSVNYVNDFALGTWAPLSLCNGKSYHLDIFVDKCSIEIFVDGGRIAMTNLVFPTAPYNALRFYTRGGEAQVENLKVHQLSL, from the coding sequence ATGAAAATGAATTTCAGACATTCAACAAAAGTGCTGGCCACAGCAGCCTCCTTGGCCGCTCTCGTAGCCTGCCAGCCGCAAAAAGGGAACATCAGCCTCGAACATCAAGGCGATACGCTCACCATCGTTCACATCAAGAACCCCTCGAAATATTTGATTCTCCCCATTCAGGAGTCACGCCCCGAAGGTAAGGTAAAACTCGACACCGGCAGTGCGGCCGACGTGGCCATGGACGTTCGCCTGGCCATCGATAGCGTGGACTACTACGTACCCTTCGCCCTGCCCGAGGGTGTCAAGGAGGCTACCGTAACCATCGGACGCGTAGCTGCCGACGCCATGTGCTGGGACAGCCTCCGTCTGGCCGACACGTTCGACACCACCAACCGGGAGTACTACCGTCCCGTCTACCATCACACCCCGCTCTACGGCTGGATGAACGATGCCAACGGTCTGGTCTACAAAGACGGCGAGTATCACCTCTATTTCCAATACAACCCCTACGGTTCCAAGTGGGGCAACATGCACTGGGGACACTCGGTGAGCAAAGACCTCATTCACTGGGAACACCTCGCACCGGCCATCGCCCGCGACACCCTGGGGCACATCTTCTCGGGTAGCTCGGTAGTCGACCACAACAACAGCGCCGGCTACGGCAAGGACGCTCTGATTGCCTTCTACACCTCGGCCAGCGACGAGCATGGACAAATCCAGTGCATGGCTTACAGCACCGACAACGGCCGCACCTACACCAAGTATGAGGGCAACCCCATTCTCACCCCGTTCGACGGATTGAAAGACTTCCGCGACCCGAAAGTATTCTGGTACGAACCGGCTCAAAAGTGGTACATGATTGTATCGGCCGACAAGAACATGCGCTTCTACAACTCGACCGACCTGAAACACTGGGAATACCTGAGCCAGTTTGGCGAAGGCTACGGCGTTCAACCCAACCAGTTCGAGTGCCCCGACTTCATTCAACTGCCTGTCGACGGCGACAAGAACCACATGAAATGGGTGATGATTGTCAACGTCAATCCGGGTTGCCCCTTCGGCGGTAGCGCCACCGAATATTTCGTAGGCGATTTCGACGGCAAGGAGTTCAAATGCGACAACGACAAGAGCGTGTCCAAATGGCTCGACTTCGGTAAAGACCACTACGCTACCGTATGCTTCTCCAACACGGGCGACCGCACCATTGCCGTGCCCTGGATGAGCAACTGGCAATATGCCAACGCCACCCCGACCCGTCAATACCGCAGCGCCAATGCCCTGCCCCGTGAGCTCTCGCTCTATACCAAGGACGGCGAAATCTACATGGCTGCCAATGCCGTGAAAGAGACCCAAGGTCTGCGCAAGGGTACGACCGAACTGAACAACATCGACCTCAAAGACGAATATACCGTCAACCCCATCACGACGGGTCCCGAAGGTGCCTGCGAACTGGAAATGGACATCACCCCGGGTAAAGCCGATACCGTAGGCTTCGCCCTCTGCAACGACAAGGGCGAGAAGGTCGACATCTACCTCGACATGAAGGCCGGCCGTGTGGTTATGGACCGTACGCAAAGCGGTATCACCGACCTCACCCCTTATGGCGAAATGACCGTACACGACAAGGAGACCGACGACCACCGCAAGACCCTGTCGGTGAACTACGTCAACGACTTTGCACTGGGCACCTGGGCTCCCCTCTCGCTCTGCAACGGGAAGAGCTACCACCTCGACATCTTCGTCGATAAATGCTCAATCGAAATCTTCGTCGACGGTGGACGCATCGCCATGACCAACCTTGTATTCCCCACAGCTCCTTACAACGCCTTGCGCTTCTATACCCGTGGCGGTGAAGCTCAGGTCGAAAACTTGAAAGTACACCAACTGAGTCTGTAA